The Raphanus sativus cultivar WK10039 chromosome 6, ASM80110v3, whole genome shotgun sequence sequence ACTCCTACTCACGCGCCGCTCACGGCTTCTCCGCTCGTCTCTCGCCTTCCCAGACCTCCGCTCTCCGCCGTCACCCCTCCGTCATCTCCGTCATACCGGATCAGGCGCGTGAGATCCACACCACTCACACCCCTGCCTTCCTCGGCTTCTCCGATAACTCCGGCCTCTGGAGCAACTCCAATTACGGCGAAGACGTCATCGTCGGCGTTCTGGACACCGGAATCTGGCCGGAGCATCCGAGTTTCTCCGATTCGGGTCTGGATCCCGTTCCTTCTACATGGAAAGGCGCGTGCGAGACCGGACCTGATTTTCCCGCGTCGTCTTGCAACCGTAAGCTCATCGGAGCTCGAGCGTTCCACAAGGGACATCTCACGCATCATCCGCGCGCGGAGGAGGAATCGAGATCCCCGCGCGATACAGCTGGTCACGGGACGCACACCGCATCAACCGCGGCGGGATCCGTTGTGGTCAACGCGAGTCTGTACCAGTACGCGCGAGGCGTGGCGCGTGGGATGGCGTCGAAGGCTAGAATCGCCGCTTACAAAATCTGTTGGACTGGCGGTTGTTACGATTCGGATATCCTCGCGGCGATGGATCAGGCCGTTGCGGATGGTGTCCACGTCATCTCTCTTTCCGTTGGCGCCAACGGTTTCGCGCCAGAGTATCACAAAGACTCCATCGCGATCGGAGCCTTCGGAGCGATGCGGCACGGTATCGTCGTCTCGTGCTCCGCCGGAAACTCAGGTCCTGGACCTCAGACCGCCACCAACATCGCTCCCTGGATCCTAACCGTCGGCGCATCGACGGTGGACAGAGAGTTTACCGCGAACGCGATCACCGGAGACGGGAGAATCTTCACCGGAACGTCGCTCTACGCCGGCGAACCTCTCCCCGACTCTCAGATCCCTCTGGTGTACTCCGGCGACTGCGGAAGCAGACTGTGCTTCCCCGGGAAGCTGAACTCGTCCTTGGTGGAAGGGAAGATCGTTCTCTGCGACAGAGGAGGCAACGCGAGAGTCGAGAAAGGAAGCGCCGTCAAGATCGCCGGCGGAGCCGGCATGATTCTCGCCAACACGGCTGATAGCGGCGAAGAACTCACCGCCGATTCGCATCTCGTCCCCGCGACGATGGTCGGAGCTAAAGCCGGAGATCAAATCCGCGACTACATTCAAAAATCAGACTCCCCCACCGCGACGATCAGCTTCTTGGGGACTTTGATCGGACCGTCTCCTCCTTCTCCAAGAGTCGCAGCCTTCTCTAGCCGTGGACCAAATCACATAACACCGGTTATCCTCAAACCGGACGTGATCGCGCCAGGTGTTAATATATTAGCCGGTTGGACCGGAATGGTCGGTCCAACAGATTTAGATATCGACCCGAGACGAGTCGAATTCAATATAATCTCCGGTACGTCGATGTCGTGCCCTCACGTGAGCGGGCTCGCGGCTCTCCTCCGTAAAGCTCATCCCGACTGGTCACCGGCAGTGATCAAATCCGCACTCGTGACAACCGCTTACGATACGGAGAACTCCGGCTATCCGATCGAGGATCTCGCCACCGGGGAACCGTCGAACTCGTTCGTCCACGGAGCGGGACACGTGGATCCGAACAAAGCGTTGAACCCCGGTTTGGTCTACGACGTCGACGCGAAAGAGTACGTCGCGTTCCTCTGCGCCGTGGGGTACGAGTTCCCGGGGATTCTAGTCTTCCTTCAAGATCCGTCTCTTTACGACGCCTGCGAGACGAGCAAGCTCAGAACCGCCGGAGATCTTAACTACCCGTCTTTCTCCGTCGTTTTCGGATCGAGTGTAGATGCTGTTAAGTACATGAGAGTTGTCAAGAACGTGGGGAGCAATGTCGACGCGGTGTATGAAGTCGGGGTTAAGTCTCCGGCGAATGTGGAGATCGATGTGTCTCCGAAGAAGCTTGTGTTTAGTAAGGAGACTAGGGAGCTGGAGTACGAAGTGTCGTTTAAGAGTGTTGTGCTTGGTGGCGGGGTTGGATCCGTTCCGGGTCATGAGTTCGGGTCGATTGTATGGACAGACGGTGAGCATGTCGTTAAGAGCCCGGTGGCTGTTCAGTGGAGTCAGGGCTCAGTTCAGTCATTCTGATTGATGATTAAAGTTGCGTTCTGAATTTCGATTGGGTTTATTAATGGGCCGAGTTGTAAATTGAGCCCATCATTTTACTCATTGTTGAGCCCTTACTCTTGGGTTAGAAGAGTACTATGCATGGGGTGAATGGACAGACAATTCGATTTGCATTGTGAAATGTTTTCATGTAATAAAACAGTCCATTTCGTTACAATTGAAAAAAAAGGAGTCGTTTTCtttatatgtaataaataaCTTCAATATTTGATTCGGTGAATGCTTTTAATTCGGAAAGGTAGAAGATAAAATGAAATTGTACACACAAAGAACACTCTATAGCAATAGAGTCAACAACACTCAACATCAAAACCATAAATGAATAAAGGAATATTAGCCGTCCATGATTCaatgcacacaaaaaaaaaaatttagaagagaagtcaataaaaatatacttttccCGGGTGAATGGTTCTCACTAGTACCTACATAATTGCATTGAAGTTGACTTTCTATGTAACAGAGACAAAAGCGGTCCCTAGAGCTAACGTAACTATAGTGTCGTCTTCTGTACCAACGCATAGCTCGGCTTTACTTTTGTCTAGCCTAAGCTTATCTACTTACATTTCTTTTATTCCATTAGTCATTTGCGCTTTGATTAGATCATTACCGATATATACGAAACTATAATAACCAAGCATCAACTTTAACTACGACCACACAAACATGATTCATGTAAAACATACATAACATATGGTCAATTAACTCGAGAGGAGACAAGACATTTACAAGCATCTTGTATGTTTTTAGTCCCAAGAAATAGTAATTTAATAACTTTATAATTATACGTCTCAATTCACAAGAACATGAATATATGTGGTACAACTGAAATGTCGTGATATATAGGTCATCCCCCTACACACACAGATAAGCTGTgtgtttttttgttacaaatagtTTATGATTTGGACATAAATTAGTATTAGTTTACGGAAATTACGTAATGTGTCACATAAGCCGTAATTGACCACATAACTAATTTCATGACCCTAGTCTCTCTATATATAAGTCTCTCAATCTTAACTCCATAAACACACCTCTCTATTTCTTTTCCTCAACAAAACTCTCTCGTGAGATCCCAAATGGATACACATTCATTCATCACCTCCGCGTTCCGATGGCCGTCAAGTCGCCGGAAGGTCTATCTTCGTCGGCGTAAGCCGCAAGTTGTACGTCTCGGCGGAAGAAATTGTTCGCCACGTGGGAGATTCTCGCTCAAGAGGGTGGTGACAAAGATGAGGTTCAAGTGGCTGAGACTCTACTACGTGAGGCTCGTGAAGATGATCAGAGGGTATTATCGTAACTTGGCGCAGGAGTTTGCTGACGCCGGAGCTACAACTATCCAGCAGCGGATGACGGTGGAAACGGCGGCTTTTGCCGCTCCGGGTTTGGGGCTATCTTTCTGTCCCGTGTCCGGTCAacgtttttttcttgtttagcTGAATTTTTCAAGTTAATTAATAGTTTCAAAGTAATTAATTACCTTTgtactattgtttttttttattccaaaaCTTCCTATTATACTACTTTGGATTTCTTATGAAAAGTAGGTGTACaagaataaatttatattcaacAGTTCtgtcacaaaaaaagaaaaaaaaagaaaaacgtggaATAACATGGGAAGAGACTTGAGATCTAACTCTAAGAGTAACTAATTGAGAAACAAATACGTATTAGCTAGGCATTGATTTACAGGATATGTCTGTTCTTGTGGTGGAATTATTTTTGATCTTTCAGACTTCTAAGAAAATTATATGAGGCCTTCAGGACCAACTAAACCATCAGAAAGAGTTCTACACGGATTAGCATGGACAACAGTTTAAAAAGTCGTGTCCTCTAGGCCGATGTGGAACTTCTGCTGGCCACAAGGCCCATAACCACTCTCGCAAACTAAGGTTTATACCTTGCTTTCTCTCTATTTCATTCAGTTTGTTTTCAGTGTatgtttcttaattattttttttggtaaaatatgtTTCTTAATTTAGCTTTGGCTTAACATTCGCAGACTTTTGTTCTTTAAAATATAACGCATcagatttagtaaaaaaataatcaaagaaaattaagggagttaattttttatgaattaattcattttatttttaagtgtGAAAATAGTATGAAtcaattgaaatatatttatcagGAACTAACTGAAATCTCACTTCAAGTaacagttcaaaaaaaaaatcatttcaattACGTATGAGGAAATGGCGCCGACTCCACTGAATCCTGTTTTTCATGTTGTAAAGTTAGCTATGGTTCGGATCCTGTCGACCCAACTGATGAAATACACAACACATAATGAATATCTATTTCCTTTATTAGCATGCAAATTCTGTAAAGAACGTAAATCGTTCCTCCAAAGAAGAGATTAACTCTGAGAGTTTATGGCTTTGTTAAACGTTTTAATTTTCTGTTCTCAAACTGAATATTGGGTTATTTGACAAAAGCTATTGGGTGTAAAGAAGAGAAATCATTGGGTTAATAAACccaaaatgttttcttttttagtcCAGCACATTAAAGTCGATCCAAAGCGGGTTGAATTTTCTCGGTTAAAGAGATATTATTCCTTAGTTTCTGATCTTAaaattgttgttgtttgattgTTCCAGCGACGTTCTTAAGCAAGTTCAAGTGTCCAAGCCtcgaagaagaaagaaagcttCTGAtgtgctttttttttattgctcGCTTATCAAAATACTCAAAACAGATGTATAGTGTTGTTATGTGGAAATTATAACTTCATGTGTCGCTCTCTCTTGCGTTTTATGCAGTGAGATTCTTTGACTTTGGTTACAATcgttaattgtttttaaaaacttCTCTGAGTAATAGTCTAATAGATGTTTCTCACTTTGCGTTCAGCATTAAAACTTTTCAACTTACAGAGTCTTGGCAATGGGGACCATCAAAAGTCATTACCTCCCCACTACTACTAGCGTACTTCATCCAAGTTCAATTGCTTACAACAAAGGACCACAGCTTTAGAGTTAATATTTCAGATTTTTCAAATCACTTGCAAAGTTGGTACTTGTCTTTTGTTGCAAAACCAATGTAAATGTTGACATTTGAAGGATTGTTTTCAACTCTCTGTGTTCTTATATTtagggagatgatgatgatagtaattttttttttttgcagttgtATCTCTTTGTAAGAGATTCAAAGGTACACTTTGGAGCTTAGAGATCCTGTATGAGGGGTGGAACCACTGTTGTCAGCTGTTCATAAGGTTCAGGTCTCTAACAAATGTCTTCTTAGACTGTTTGTTTAGACTTATAGTGTGCTTAATTCCTAGACGATTATATGGCTTGTGTAGATTATGTAAACTTTAGAACGTCGGATTTAAGAAAAGTAAAATGGACATTTTGTGTTACATTTCAAGCTGATGAGTTAGTTCTCTCTGATTGTTAATACTAccatgtataatatatatatgattaattagtTGTACACAACACTggttttatacaaatatatattacataaatcTCAAATCCATGTAGGTTCGGAACTATTAAGTTCAAACCAAGTATCAACAATCCAACAGCATAAACAATCccataaaagaaaagaacaaacTAGTTGAAAGATTTTCaacttcattttcttttttttttttttttttttttttttgcagtagAGATTGCAGAATGTAGAATTCAAAGACAGAGCACACTTTTATGGATCAGTAATAGCCAAGGATGACTTCCCGTCATGGTCTCTCATCAACACCACTATTCTC is a genomic window containing:
- the LOC108834264 gene encoding uncharacterized protein LOC108834264, giving the protein MDTHSFITSAFRWPSSRRKVYLRRRKPQVVRLGGRNCSPRGRFSLKRVVTKMRFKWLRLYYVRLVKMIRGYYRNLAQEFADAGATTIQQRMTVETAAFAAPGLGLSFCPVSGQRFFLV
- the LOC108834265 gene encoding subtilisin-like protease SBT1.4 encodes the protein MAAKLSLSSSVLVVFSLLICFYPASSSWDGLDSYIVHVQGSHKPSLFSSHSHWHNSLLRSLPSSPQPATLLYSYSRAAHGFSARLSPSQTSALRRHPSVISVIPDQAREIHTTHTPAFLGFSDNSGLWSNSNYGEDVIVGVLDTGIWPEHPSFSDSGLDPVPSTWKGACETGPDFPASSCNRKLIGARAFHKGHLTHHPRAEEESRSPRDTAGHGTHTASTAAGSVVVNASLYQYARGVARGMASKARIAAYKICWTGGCYDSDILAAMDQAVADGVHVISLSVGANGFAPEYHKDSIAIGAFGAMRHGIVVSCSAGNSGPGPQTATNIAPWILTVGASTVDREFTANAITGDGRIFTGTSLYAGEPLPDSQIPLVYSGDCGSRLCFPGKLNSSLVEGKIVLCDRGGNARVEKGSAVKIAGGAGMILANTADSGEELTADSHLVPATMVGAKAGDQIRDYIQKSDSPTATISFLGTLIGPSPPSPRVAAFSSRGPNHITPVILKPDVIAPGVNILAGWTGMVGPTDLDIDPRRVEFNIISGTSMSCPHVSGLAALLRKAHPDWSPAVIKSALVTTAYDTENSGYPIEDLATGEPSNSFVHGAGHVDPNKALNPGLVYDVDAKEYVAFLCAVGYEFPGILVFLQDPSLYDACETSKLRTAGDLNYPSFSVVFGSSVDAVKYMRVVKNVGSNVDAVYEVGVKSPANVEIDVSPKKLVFSKETRELEYEVSFKSVVLGGGVGSVPGHEFGSIVWTDGEHVVKSPVAVQWSQGSVQSF